The region GTTCCTGTGGGGCGGCGTGGCCGCCGGCCTGGCGCTGTCCGGCGCGCTGGCGCTGATGCTGCTCGGCGTGGCCGACTGGCTGGGCGACGAAGGGCAGGAATACTTCCAGGCCGGCATGGCGCTGGTCGCCGCGGCGCTGGTGGTGCAGATGGTGGTGTGGATGAAGCGCCACGGCCGCACGCTGAAGCGGGAACTGGAGCAGGGGCTGTCCGCCCAGGCGGCGCAGCGCAACTACTGGGGCATGCTGGTGCTGGTGATGATCGCCGTCGCGCGCGAAGGCAGCGAGACGGTGGTGTTCCTGTACGGCACCGTGGCCGGCAGCGACAACCATGCCAGCCTGCTGCTGGCGGGCATTGGCGGCTTTGTCGCCGCGCTGGCCACTTTCTACGTGCTGCAGCTTGGCGGTCGCTGGCTGTCGTGGCGGGTGTTCTTCCGCGTTACCGAAATCCTGTTGCTGCTGCTGGCGGGCGCGTTGCTGAATGCCGGCATCGACCGTCTGATCGGCA is a window of Microvirgula aerodenitrificans DSM 15089 DNA encoding:
- a CDS encoding FTR1 family iron permease, with protein sequence MEQVAFIVWRESVEALLVVGILYAWLKANSDLGRGGMPFLWGGVAAGLALSGALALMLLGVADWLGDEGQEYFQAGMALVAAALVVQMVVWMKRHGRTLKRELEQGLSAQAAQRNYWGMLVLVMIAVAREGSETVVFLYGTVAGSDNHASLLLAGIGGFVAALATFYVLQLGGRWLSWRVFFRVTEILLLLLAGALLNAGIDRLIGMGTLPAGIDQLWDSSGLLDESYGLGKILADFAGYRSHPALTLLLVWLGYWVVTTLLLKRAGKSGVVAKA